From the genome of Pseudomonadota bacterium:
TGCCGGTGAGCAGCATAATAAGAAACACGAGAGGACCCAGCCAGCGACCGACTCGCTGATAGGTTTTGGTTGTCTGCGCATGCATAGCGGTGTTTATACCCTGTGGGGAGTCCAAAACAAAGGCATCGTTCATCGACCCCAAATGGCGGCGTGTCGTGATGCGTACGCGACAAACTGTGGCAACCTGGACACGTTTTTACGACCAGAGCCATTGGCCTTGATCGGCCAGGTGTCGCGGTGTGGCGGTATGCCGAGTTGGGCGACTGGACACACACTTCTGTCCATAGACCCGCATTCGATGGTTTCATCGCGACTCAAGGGTATTCCCGCTAATTTCTACTCCCGTATTAGGTATAATTCGAGGATGCCTGTCATTCGATCATCCGCCGCCACCGCGCTGACGCTGGTGGCGGTTTTCTTTGCCGCTGCTAAAGCGCACGGCCAGCCACCTTCCGACTCGGCGCCGGCCGACGCAGCGTCGCGCGGCAGTCGCGCGCTGCTCGAACCGTCTGAACCACAGACGTTCGGTTGGATTGAGCAAGTAATTTTGTCTCCGGAGTTGCAATGGAAGCTCGACGCTAAACTGGACACCGGCGCAGATACGTCGTCGCTGGACGCGCATAAGATTCGTCGCGTGCGTTACAAAGGGAAAAGCTACGTGCGTTTTTCGATAAAGAATCCAGAAAGCGGTGAGATGGTGTCGTTACGACGGCCCTATGTCCGCACAGTCCGCATTCGCCGCCACACCGGCAATCACCAGCGCCGACGAGTGGCACTCATGACCGTTTGTTTGGGTAACGTTGAGCGCACGATCGAAGTCACACTCACGGATCGAGAGTACTTCGACTACCCAATGTTACTGGGTCGCAGTGCGCTGGCGGGATTGGCGGTCGTGGATCCCATGGCCACCTATACGCGCGATCCAGATTGTCGGCCCGCGCTCGAATCAGATCCGATTGACGCCGGGGAAACCGCAGACGATTCCGACGCCGGGGTAACATCGGCACCGCGTGATTTCTTGTCAAGCGGTCAAAAATACTCGGCCGACATCACGCCGGTCCGCGCAAGCGGTGAGCCCTCAGATGGCGTCGACGTCATGCGATCGCGCGGCGTAGCGCGGACACGCACCGGAGACTAGAGGTGTTTATCCGCCGACAGGTCATTGTGCTCTCGCTCTTGCTCGCGCTCGCGGGCATGGCGTTGTTTTCGTATAAAGCGTTCGAGCTTGGATTGCCGCTGAAAGAAAACACCGATTCGCGCGTCTGGACCGTCGAAGCCCGCTTGGGTTTTGTCGGCACAGGCGGGCCGGCCAAAGCGCAGATGCGTTTGCCGCAGCAACCGCCTGGACTGGGTATCCTCAACGAAAACTTTATTTCGCGCGGATTTGGTCTCAGTACGCAAGAATACGACAATCGCGAGCGACTTGCGTTTTGGTCATTACGCCGAGCGCGCGGTCCGCAAGCCGTTTACTATCGTCTGTCTGTGTTCAAAGAAGCGGTCGACGCGTCACGCGCGCAAACGCCAGCGTTCCCACCCATTCCCAAGCTAGAGGAGCCTTACTCGACGGCGCTTGAAGATCTGGTGTCTGACGCGCGAGAACGCTCGGCCGACATCGCCTCGTTCACCTCCGAAATGTTGCGGCATATCAACAACCCGACCCAGGAAGAGAATGTGCAACTGTTTCTGGGCGCCGACAACAGTACGATTGCCAAAGCTAAAGTCACCCAAACGTTGTTAGCCGGCGCACGGATTCCCACGCGCATCGCAAATGGGATGGAGCTTCGCGATGAGCCGCATGTCGCGACAATTCGACCTTGGCTTGAGGTGCACAACGGGCAGCGTTGGCTGTCCTTCGACGTGGAGTCCGGCGTGCAGTTCGAAGCGGATCGGCATCTGGTTTGGTTCTATGGCGACAAAGACTTTGTGTCGGTGAGCGGGGGGCGCAATGTAGAAACCGAGATTTTCTTGCGCAAAGAGATGATTGATAGCATCGCGGTCGCCGAACAGCGCGCGATCAATGTGGGATCTCATGCTGTTGAGTTTTCGCTGTTCAGTTTGCCGATTCGCACCCAAGCCGTCTATGGCGTGCTGCTTATGATTCCGATCGGCGCACTCGTGATGGTGTTGATGCGAAACGTGATTGGTGTGCCGACGTTTGGCACGTTCACCCCCATTTTGGTGGCGTTGGCGTTTCGCGAAACGCAATTACTGTACGGCATTATTTTGTTCTCATTCGTCGTCGCGCTTGGCTTACTGGTGCGCTTCTATTTCGAAAAGCTGCGTCTATTGCTTGTCCCCAGGCTCGCAGCGGTGCTCACGGTGGTGGTCTTGTTGCTAGTGGGTATCAGCATCATGAGCAATCGCCTCGACCTTGAGACCGGATTATCGGTGGCGCTGTTTCCCATGGTCATTTTGACGATGGTGATCGAACGCATGTCGATTGTGTGGGAAGAGCGCGGTTCGGGCGCGGCGATGTCAGAAGGCTTCGGCAGTCTCGTGGTGGCGACCATGGCCTATTTGGTGATGAGCATCGATCAGCTCCAATACTTGCTGTTTGCCTTTCCAGAATTGCTGTTAATCGTTCTGGGGTTGTGTCTCCTGCTGGGTCGCTACACTGGGTTTCGGGCATCCGAACTCATTCGCTTTCGTTCGTTTGGCGACTCGAAGGCCTAAGCGACATGTGGTTTACAACGCCAGCCAAATTGAATCGGGCCGGAGTCGTTGGTATCAACGAACGCAACGGCAATTTGATCATGCGCTACAACGAACGGCGTCTGTATCCGCTGGTCGATAATAAAATCCTCACCAAGCAATTGGCGGAAGAGGCCGGTATGGCTGTGCCGAAATTATACGCGGTGATCGAAACTCAACACGACGTTGCCCGGCTTGAAACCATTTTGGAGGGTCGCGAGCAATTTGTGATGAAACCGGCTCACGGCAGTGGCGGCGACGGCATTTTAGTGATTGAAAATGTCACAGCGAAAGGCTTGCGACGTCATGACGGCACGCACTTGAGCTTTGATGAGGCGCGCTACCATGCCTCCACGACATTAAGTGGTCAATACAGTCTTGGGGGATTACCTGACAAGCTGATGGTGGAGTACCGCGTGCAGTTTGATCCGTTGTTCGAAAAGATTTCCTATCAAGGGGTGCCGGACATTCGCGTTATTGTGTTCCAGGGCTATCCGGTGATGTCGATGGTCCGTTTGCCCACTCGTGTGTCGGGCGGCAAAGCCAATCTGCATCAGGGCGCCATTGGCGTGGGCATCGATCTTTCTACTGGCACCACAACAAGTGGTTCGATCGGGAATGAGATCATTGCCGAGCACCCCGATACTGGCAACGCGATCTCGGGTCTCACGTTACCCGGGTGGCAGTCGATTCTTGAGCTGGCGGCCCGATGCTTCGACATCACCGGCCTGGGCTACTTGGGTGTCGATATTGTGCTTGATAAAGAACGTGGTGCGCTCATTTTGGAGCTGAATGCGCGTCCGGGCCTCAATATTCAAATTGCCAACTTCGTCGGTTTGGGCGCACGAATTGATGCGCTTCGATCGCGTGTGCGACAGCCAGAGAGTGCCGAGGCGCGGGTGGCGCATGCGCGTCAGGCGTTTGCCCAGTAATGCGCGTCAATCCGGCGAGCGCAATCGCTCGTTGCTCGGATCGAACGGGCTTTCGGTGATGACCACCGCGTCGTAGCGTTTACCCAGAATATCGATGTGTAGCTGCGTTCCGATGCCGGCGGCACTCGCGTCCACCAGACCCAGCGCTAATGATTTATTCACGCGGAACCCAAAACCCCCACTCGTGCAGCGACCAACCAATTCGCCATTGCGAGTGAGTGCGTTACTGCCCAATGCGTCGGCGTCGTCCACGTTTAACACTTCGACCGTCACGAACTGAAGCGCCCGCTCGTCGCGCTGCCGTCGTACCAATGCCTCGCGACCCAAAAAGTCCCCTTTGTCCAGTTTTACGAATCGCTCAAGACCGGATTCGAAGGCGGAATATTCAATCGACAGTTCGGTGCCTACCATGCGATAAGATTTTTCTAGGCGCATCGAGTCCATTGCGCGAATGCCAAACGGTTTGATGTCAAACGCTTTGCCGGCGCTAAACAGGGCGTCAAACAGATGGTTTTGATATTCGATCGGATGGTGCAGTTCCCAGCCCAGTTCGCCAATAAAGTTCACACGCATGGCGTTGACCGGCGCCATGCCGATGGTGACATTGCGGGCACGCAACCACGGGAATGCGCTGTTTGAAAAGTCATCTCGGGACAGTGATTCGAGTACCTGTCTTGATTTTGGTCCAGCCAGCACGAGAACCCCTGTGCTGCCGGTCAGTTCTTCGAACTGCACGGAGCCATCGTTGGGCATGTGTTTGAGCAGGTAGTCCTGATCCAGGCGTTGAAGGCCAGCGCCCGACACCAGATAAAACGACTGGTCGGATTCACGACGGATGGTGAACTCAGAGTGGACGCCACCGTTGGCATTCAGCGCATGCGCGAGACTAAGCTGTCCAGTCTTTTTGGGCAGTGAGTTTGCCACCATCGAATCCAGAAACGCCTCGGCACCAGGCCCAGAAAAACGACACTTGGCAAACGAGGTCATGTCGAGCACGCCGACGTGCTCGGTGACATGCGCCACTTCGCGTTTGACAGCATCAAACCAACGCGAGCGGCGGAAGGACCAATGGTCCTGTTGCGCTTCGCCTTCGGCGGCGAACCAGTTTGGTCGTTCCCAACCGGCTTTTTGCCCAAAGACCGCTCCCATGGCTTTGAGTCGGTCGTAACACGGTGCCGTGCGCAGCGGACGACCCGCCTCTCGCTCCTCGTCGGGAAAATGGGTGACAAATTGGTGGGCGTAGCTCTCCTCGTTTTTCTTAATGAGGTAGGCCTTGGTGGCGTAGTCGCTGAAGCGCCGCGGGTCGAGGCTCAGCATGTCGATGCTCGGTTCGCCTTCGACAATCCACTTCGCGAGCTGCCAGCCCGCGCCACCCGACACGCAGATGCCAAAGGTGTGGCCTTCGTTGAGCCAAAAATTCTTAATCCCCCAGGCTGGACCAATCAGTGGGCTTGCGTCTGGCGTGTAGGGAATCGCGCCATTGAAGACCTGCTTGATGCCGGTTTCAGCGCAGGCGGGTATCCGCGCCATAGCCGATTCAATGTGCGGCTCGAGTCGATCCAGTTCACCGTTGAACAATTCGTACTCGGTGTCCGCCGGCACGCCATCGACATAGCAACACGGCGCACCCTGTTCGTAGGGACCGATGATGAAACCTTTGTTTTCTTCACGGATGTACCACGAGCCGTCGGATTCGCGAATGACCGGTATTTCCGGTTCGCCGTTAGCATGGCGTGCTTCGACGTCGGGATGCGGCTCGGTCACGATGTATTGGTGCTCGACCGGAATGACGGGCACATCTAGCCCCACCATCGCGCCGGTTTGCCGAGCATAGGAACCGGTGGCGGACACGACATGTTCGCATTCAATGTCACCTTTATCGGTCACCACGCGCCAAGTGTCGTTCTCGGTTCGTTCGATTGCCGTGACTTCTGTCTTGCGATAGATCTCAGCACCGCGCTGGCGAGCGCCTTTTGCCAGAGCCTGCGTTAAATCAGCGGGCTGAATATAGCCGTCATCGGGGTGATAGAGCGTATCGAATAGTTGGTCAGTAGTGGATAACGGCACCAGCGCTCGGTATTCCTCGGGCGATAAAAACTGCGTCTTGACGCCAATGGTCTCAGCGACTGTGGCGTACTGAAGATGCTCATCGAGTCGATCTTGGTTCGTCGCCATACGTAGGCTGCCGACGTTTTTGTAGCCCGTAGGCTGACCGGTTTCCTCTTCAAGCGTTTGGTAGAGTTCGATGGAGTACTTTTGAATCTGCCCCATGCTGTAATTCATGTTGAATAGTGGCAGCAGGCCGGCCGCATGCCAGGTGCTGCCAGAAGTCAGCTCCGCTTTTTCGACCAGCACGACTTCGTCGCCCCAGCCGAGTTTGGCCAAATGATAGAGCGTACTCACGCCGACCACGCCACCGCCAATAACCACCACTTTTGCGTTTGATTTCATCGATGTCTATTCCTGATTGGGTTGAACGCCCATTACGCGCGAACGCGTTCGCTTTTTGGGTCATACATGGGTCGGCTACTGACGCGTGCACTGAAACGCTGTCCCGCGATTTCAATTTGATACGCCGACGTCAGCAGCGTGGCGGGTGTTTCCCCTTGTGCATGCTTAATAATGCCAAGGCCTACGGCGCGACCCAACGTGTGGCCATAGGCGCCGGACGTAATATAGCCCACGGACTCGCCATCTCGGTAGATCGTTTCATTGTGATAGAGCAGCGGCTCAGGATCGTCCAATGCAAACTGCAAAAGTCGTCGGGATACGCCTTCATCGCGCTGTCGTTGAACAGTCTCACGACCGATGAAATCAGTATCCATCGCGCACGCAAAACCCAGGCCCGCTTCAATGGGAGTGTCGAGGTCGTTGATATCATGTCCCCAGTGACGAAAGCCCTTTTCCATGCGGCACGCATCGAGCGTATGGTAGCCGCAGTGGCGGAGCGCCACGTCTGCACCGTGCTTGAGCAGATGCTGATACACGGTCAGTGCGCCACCGACCGGAATATACAGCTCCCAACCGAGCTCGCCCACGTAGGTGATGCGTTGAGCCAGTAGATCGACGCCGTCAATCGTGACATGACGCGCCGTGGCAAACGCAAAGCCCTCGTGGCTCCAGTCATCGTCGCTGACCGACTGCATCAGCACGCGTGCATTCGGCCCCATCACGCTGATCACCGCATAGTCGTGCGTCACGTCCTGCAGCGCACAGCGCGCGTCGGGGGCAATGTGTGTGCGCAGCCAGTGAAAGTCACGGCGACCCGTGGCGGGGCTAGTAATGATTTGGAAACACTCGCGGTCAAGTCGGGTGACGGTGACATCGGCCTCGATGCCGCCTTGTGCATTAAGCCACTGGGTGTAGACCACTTTGCCGTCGTCGACCGCTATGTTGTTGGTACAGATGCGTTGCAGCTGCGCCTCGGCGTCCGCGCCTTGAACCCGAAATTTGGCGAACGACGTTTGATCGAACAGGCCAACCGTCTCGCGCACTGCGGCGTGCTCGCGTCCGGCGCACTCAAACCAATTTTGTCGCTTGAAGCTGTATTCGTATTCGGGCTGCATGCCTGACGCGGCGAACCAATTGGTGCGTTCCCAGCCCGCCACTTCGCCAAAGCAGGCACCTTGGTCTTTGAGGGCCTCATGGAGCGGGCTGTGATAAATGCCACGCGACGTTTCATACTGACGATAAGGCCAGTGCATTTCATAAAGCAGGCCAAGTGTTTCACTCACGCGATGTTTGAGATAGTCGGCGTCGTTTTGAAAGACGAACGTGCGGCGAATATCCACATCCCAGAGGTCGGGGGTTGGGACGCCGGTAGTGATCCAATCCGCTAAGACTTTGCCTGCGCCCGAGGCGGACTGAATGCCCACCGAGTTAAAACCAGCCGCGACGAAAAAACCATTGAGTTCAGGCGCTTCGCCCAACAGATAACTGCCATCGGGCGTAAAACTCTCTGGGCCGTTGAAGAACGTTTGGATACCGGTCGATTCAAGTCGGGGAATACGCCGCATCGCGCCTTCAAGAATCGGCATAAAGTGGTCCAGGTCTTCGGGGAGCTCACCAAAACTAAAGTTGGCTGGGATACCTCCCATGCCCCAAGGTTTGGCCGTTTTTTCAAACGCGCCAATGAGGATTTTTCCCGCATCCTCTTTGTAATACGCATTGCCGTTTGCATCGCGCAATACAGGCAGGCCGGATGGCAGATCGTCCATCGGTTCGGTGATTGCATAGAAATGCTCGCAGGCGTGTAGCGGTACGCTCACGCCGACGTCTTGGGCAAGTTGGCGCGCCCACATGCCCGCGCAGTTCACCACACGCTGCGTTTTAATACGCTGTTCACCTGCATGCACCGCTACGACTTGCCCATTGGCGTGCTCTACCCGCGTGACGGGCGTGTGTTCCATCAGCGTCACGCCAAGCTGGCGAGCACCTTTGGCCAGCGCCATAGTGAGATCAACAGGATTGAGTTGACCGTCTTTTGGCACAAACACCGCGCCCTCAACATCTTCAATATTGAGGAGCGGCCACAATTCAGCCACTTCTTGCGGGCCCACGTCGCGAGCGTCGACACCGAGCTGCCGCGCCATAGTCGCGCCGCGCCGAACTTCTTCAAGACGCTCCTTACAAGTGGCTACGTTTAAGCTGCCATTTTGCTTCAGCCCGGTTGATTGGCCGGTTTCTGCTTCGAGCGTGGGATAAAGACCCAGCCCATACATAGACAGTTCGCTGAGTTTGCGCGAACCGCGTAGCTGCGGCACGAGTCCGGCGGCGTGCCAGGTCGTACCCGATGTCAGTTGATCCCGCTCGAGCAGCACGACGTCCGTGACGCCAAGCTTGCCGAGGTGGTAGGCGACGCTGCAGCCGACGACGCCACCGCCGATCACGACAACGCTTGCAGTTTCAGGCAAAGAACGCGAGTTCATGTTGGCGACCTTTTTCGTAACGACCGTTCGGTCGGTTGTGTATCCGTCTAATGATCCGTGGTGAGAGACACGCATGGCGCGCCGCGGGTGAGTCAGACACGCGATAGGGCGTCGTCAATCGACGCGACAATTTGGTCAATGTCCTGTTCCGTCGCGATGAGGGCCGGCGCCAGCGCAATCGTGTTGTTAAAGTCTCGGAAGCTGCGATTGGTGCGACCAATCATGACGCCTTGCTCAAGGCAGTCGGCGGCGATTTTCATCACCACGGTTTCATCGACCGGCGTTTTACTCCGTCGATCAGACACCAGTTCCAGACCACAGAAAAGACCTTTGCCTCGGACGTCCCCAATTAACTCGTGCTTGGATTTGAGCTCATGCAGTTTCGCGAGCAGATACGCGCCCACACGCTGGGTATTGTCGAGCAGGTTTTCGTCTTCAATGATGCGCAGGTTTTCAAGGGCAGCGACTGGGCCGGAGGCGCAACCGCCAAACGTGGATACATCACGAAAGTAGCCCATGCGATCTTTGGGGTCTTCCTTGAAGAGGTCGAACACCGCGTCAGTGGTCACCGTGCATGAAATGGCCGCATAACCGGAGGCGACGCCTTTGGCCATGGTGACGATGTCGGGTTTGATGCCGTAGTGTTGATAGCCAAACCACGTACCCGTGCGCCCTAATCCACACACCACCTCATCGATGTGCAGCAGTACGTCGTATTTTTTGCAGATGGCCTGAATGGTTTCCCAATAACCGGCCGGTGGAGTAATCACACCGCCACCTGCTGTGATGGGTTCGAGCACCACGGCACCAACGGTATCGGCACCTTCGCGAAGAATGGTCGTTTCAAGTTCTTGGGCGGCCCGCGGTCCGTAGTCGACGTCGTCGTACTGATTGCGGTATTCGAGACAGTGCGGCATTTCGACGAAGCCGGGTGCGAAGGGGCCGTACTGGTTCTTGCGTTCGAACTGACCGGTCGAGCTCAGGCACCCGATGGTGGTGCCATGGTAGTCGCGTTCACGATAAATGATCTTATGCTTTTTGCCCCCGTATTTAAGGTGCGCAATTTGGCGAACGATCTTGTACGCCTTCTCGTTCGCCTCGGAGCCAGAATTGGAAAAATACACGCGTCCCATGCCGGGCATTTTTTCGAGCAGCCGTTCGGCAAAAAGCGCGCCCGGTACATTCCCCGCGGAGTTGGCAAAGAAGCACATGTCGACCAGTTGGTCATGGACCGCTTTGGCGATTGATGTTCGCCCGTAACCCACGTTCACCGTCCAGAGTCCACCGGAAACAGCGTCTAGATACTCTTTGCCATTGGCGTCCCACACGCGCAGCCCTTTGCCCTTGACCACCATCATCGGTGGGCTGGCATCGAACGCGTAGTGGTTGGTCAAGTGATGCCAGACGTGTCGACGGTCTAATTCGGCCACATGGCTAAACGGTTCCGAGGTCAAATTGGCAACCATAGTGAATCCCTCAGTTGGATAAAACGGTACAGTGAATGACGTTGATCGCACACTAGCGCGAACCTCTCTGTATCTATAGCACCAACCTGATCGTCGCCGTTGGCCAGGTATCGCTAGCCACTATATAAAACAATAAGATAGCCTGTGACAAACGCGTGTTCTGACCATTTTGCTTCGGGTCAGTGACGAATCGTTGGCGTCCGGTGCGGCAAGCGTATAGCGTTGGCCACTGAACCGCCCAGCAATGTGAGTAACTCGCTATCCGACAGCTCTTTCATCTTGATCCTGGCAGTGACCAGAGTCTGCAGAAACAAATCGTTGAGCAGATTGTGGCGGCTATCGTGCGCGGCAACATCCCGCCCGATAAACCACTGCCGCCCAGCCGCGTGTTGGCCAGCCAGCTGGGGGTTGCGCGCAATACGGTGACGCTGGCGTATTACCGTTTGAAAGACGATGGGTTTTTGGTATCCAAAGAACGCAGCGGATTTTATGTTAATCCAGACGCGATCGAGGCCTCGGCGGCGGTGCCACGCCGTGCAACAGATACGGTCGATCCGCTGTTTGCACCGGATTGGTCGGCACGTACGCTGCGCCTACCGTCGGCTCAGCGCAATATCGAAAAGCCAGGCAATTGGACGGAGTATCCGTACCCGTTTATTTACGGCCAACTCGACTACAATCTCTTCCCTGTGCATCACTGGCGCGAGTGCTGTCGAGATGCCGCGAGCGTGAGCGCGGTGCGTGACTGGGCCGGCGATCAGGTGCATCAAGACGACGATATGCTTATCGCGCAAATCCGGCAGCACCTGTTGCCAAGACGCGGCGTGTTCGCCGAATCTGACCAGATCATGATCACCGTGGGCGCACAGCAGGCGTTGTATATGATCGCGCGTTTGTTTTTGGATGCGACCACAACCATTGGGATTGAAGACCCCGGGTATGTGGATATTCGCAATATCGCCGATCTCAATAGAGCGCGCATTCAGCCATTGCCGATCGATGAGCAGGGGCTTGTGATCAACAACGCGATCGGCCGCTGCGATTACGTTTATGTCACACCAAGCCACCAGTCGCCGACAACGGTCACATTGCCACTGGAACGCCGCAATGCGCTGTTAGATATGGCGGTGCGTGATGACATTGTGATCATTGAGGATGATTACGAGAGTGAAATGGCGTTTTTGTCGACGCCCACGCCCGCGCTCAAGAGCCTGGATAAGAACAGCCGAGTGATTTACGTCGGAAGTTTGTCGAAGACGTTGGCGCCCGGTTTGCGGATTGGTTACGTGGTGGCGTCGGCAGACTTGATCCGCGAACTGCGAGCGATGCGTCGACTGATCGTGCGGCATCCGGCAGCCAATAATCAACGGGCGGCGGCGATGTTTATGGCCCGTGGCTACTATGAGTCCCACAAGCGCTCGCTGGTGCGAACCTACAAGGAGCGACACCTGGCGCTGCGCGATGCACTCGATCGTTACTTGCCCGATAGCACCACCGTACCCGCTCATGGCGGATCCTCCTTTTGGATCACCGCGCATCCACGGCTGGATGCTCGCAAGCTCGCCGAGGCCGCGGCCTCCCACGGCCTGTTGATCGAGCCGGGCGACGTGCATTTTCAATCCGCCAACCCTCCACGAAACTGCTTCCGATTGGGGTTTTCCTCAATCGACACCGAGCGAATCGAGCCGGGTATCAAGCTTTTGAGCGAACTGGTCGAACGTACGTCCGATTCACACTAGATTCGGACACCCGATGTCGCCGCGGCGCGGCGCGCGCTTTGGTGCCACCTGCCGGTTTGCTGTGGCCCTATGGGTCGGGCACGTCTCTCGCTATCGTCAGTCCCGTGCCTGTATACCCAGGCCTCCGCCTCAAACCAACTTATAAGGAATGCCACGATGACCCGCATGACTCCCAGTGAAGCCTTTGTTGAGACTATGGTGGCGCATGGCGTCAAGGATATTTTCGGCATCATGGGTTCGGCTTTTATGGACGCTATGGATATTTTTGAGCCCGCCGGCATTCGATTTATTCCCGTGGTGCACGAGCAGGGCGCGGCCCACATGGCCGACGGCTACTCGCGCGTGAGTGGCCGGCACGGTGTGGTGATCAGCCAAAACGGACCCGGCGTGACCAACACCGTGACGGGTATTGCGGCGGCGTATTGGGCGCATTCGCCCGTGGTCAACGTGACGCCAGAAATCGGCACGATGGGCATCGGTCACGGGGGGTTTCAAGAAGCCAACCAGCTGCCGATGTTTGAAGAATTCACGAAGTATCAGGCGCACCTCAACAACCCTGCGCGTATGGCCGAATACACCGCTCGATGTTTTGATCGGGCGCTATCCGAAATGGGGCCGACCCAACTGAATATCCCGCGCGATCTGTTTTATGGCGATATTGATGTTGATATCCCGGCGCCCATGTCGCTCGATCGTGGTCCCGGCGGCGAACGCACCTTAAGCGAAGCGGCAGAATTGTTAAGCCGAGCCAAATTTCCGGTCATCGTCTCAGGCGGCGGTGTGGTCAATGCCAATGCGGTTGCTCAATGCCAGAATCTGGCTGAGCGACTCGGCGCGCCGGTGGTCAACAGTTACCTTCATAACGACTCGTTCCCAGCGAGCCATCCACTGTGGTGTGGACCGCTGGGCTACCAAGGGTCGAAAGCGGCCATGAAATTAATTAGCCAAGCCGACGTCGTACTTGCTCTGGGCACTCGCCTTGGGCCCTTCGGCACGCTGCCTCAGCACGGCATGGACTATTGGCCGAGCGATGCCAAGATCATTCAGGTTGATGCGGACCATAAAATGCTCGGCCTGGTCAAAAAAATCTCAGTGGGAATTTGCGGCGATGCTAAAGAGACGGCCGAGTCATTGTTGGCGCGGCTGGGTCAAAGCACGTTGGCATGTGATGCTAACCGAGACGAACGAGCGGCCAAGATTGCGCACGAAAAAAGTGAGTGGGAACAGGAGTTGGATAGCTGGATCCATGAGCGAGACGACTACAGTTTGGACGCGATTAAGCGCGCCGATGGGAAATACCTGCATCCTCGGCAGGTGCTACGCGAACTGGAGAAAGCCATGCCGAAAATGGCTATGGTGTCGACCGATATTGGCAATATTAACTCTGTGGCGAACAGCTATTTGCGCTTTGAACAGCCACGTAGTT
Proteins encoded in this window:
- a CDS encoding FAD-dependent oxidoreductase; protein product: MNSRSLPETASVVVIGGGVVGCSVAYHLGKLGVTDVVLLERDQLTSGTTWHAAGLVPQLRGSRKLSELSMYGLGLYPTLEAETGQSTGLKQNGSLNVATCKERLEEVRRGATMARQLGVDARDVGPQEVAELWPLLNIEDVEGAVFVPKDGQLNPVDLTMALAKGARQLGVTLMEHTPVTRVEHANGQVVAVHAGEQRIKTQRVVNCAGMWARQLAQDVGVSVPLHACEHFYAITEPMDDLPSGLPVLRDANGNAYYKEDAGKILIGAFEKTAKPWGMGGIPANFSFGELPEDLDHFMPILEGAMRRIPRLESTGIQTFFNGPESFTPDGSYLLGEAPELNGFFVAAGFNSVGIQSASGAGKVLADWITTGVPTPDLWDVDIRRTFVFQNDADYLKHRVSETLGLLYEMHWPYRQYETSRGIYHSPLHEALKDQGACFGEVAGWERTNWFAASGMQPEYEYSFKRQNWFECAGREHAAVRETVGLFDQTSFAKFRVQGADAEAQLQRICTNNIAVDDGKVVYTQWLNAQGGIEADVTVTRLDRECFQIITSPATGRRDFHWLRTHIAPDARCALQDVTHDYAVISVMGPNARVLMQSVSDDDWSHEGFAFATARHVTIDGVDLLAQRITYVGELGWELYIPVGGALTVYQHLLKHGADVALRHCGYHTLDACRMEKGFRHWGHDINDLDTPIEAGLGFACAMDTDFIGRETVQRQRDEGVSRRLLQFALDDPEPLLYHNETIYRDGESVGYITSGAYGHTLGRAVGLGIIKHAQGETPATLLTSAYQIEIAGQRFSARVSSRPMYDPKSERVRA
- a CDS encoding PLP-dependent aminotransferase family protein — translated: MVEQIVAAIVRGNIPPDKPLPPSRVLASQLGVARNTVTLAYYRLKDDGFLVSKERSGFYVNPDAIEASAAVPRRATDTVDPLFAPDWSARTLRLPSAQRNIEKPGNWTEYPYPFIYGQLDYNLFPVHHWRECCRDAASVSAVRDWAGDQVHQDDDMLIAQIRQHLLPRRGVFAESDQIMITVGAQQALYMIARLFLDATTTIGIEDPGYVDIRNIADLNRARIQPLPIDEQGLVINNAIGRCDYVYVTPSHQSPTTVTLPLERRNALLDMAVRDDIVIIEDDYESEMAFLSTPTPALKSLDKNSRVIYVGSLSKTLAPGLRIGYVVASADLIRELRAMRRLIVRHPAANNQRAAAMFMARGYYESHKRSLVRTYKERHLALRDALDRYLPDSTTVPAHGGSSFWITAHPRLDARKLAEAAASHGLLIEPGDVHFQSANPPRNCFRLGFSSIDTERIEPGIKLLSELVERTSDSH
- a CDS encoding aminotransferase class III-fold pyridoxal phosphate-dependent enzyme, whose translation is MVANLTSEPFSHVAELDRRHVWHHLTNHYAFDASPPMMVVKGKGLRVWDANGKEYLDAVSGGLWTVNVGYGRTSIAKAVHDQLVDMCFFANSAGNVPGALFAERLLEKMPGMGRVYFSNSGSEANEKAYKIVRQIAHLKYGGKKHKIIYRERDYHGTTIGCLSSTGQFERKNQYGPFAPGFVEMPHCLEYRNQYDDVDYGPRAAQELETTILREGADTVGAVVLEPITAGGGVITPPAGYWETIQAICKKYDVLLHIDEVVCGLGRTGTWFGYQHYGIKPDIVTMAKGVASGYAAISCTVTTDAVFDLFKEDPKDRMGYFRDVSTFGGCASGPVAALENLRIIEDENLLDNTQRVGAYLLAKLHELKSKHELIGDVRGKGLFCGLELVSDRRSKTPVDETVVMKIAADCLEQGVMIGRTNRSFRDFNNTIALAPALIATEQDIDQIVASIDDALSRV
- the xsc gene encoding sulfoacetaldehyde acetyltransferase, with amino-acid sequence MTPSEAFVETMVAHGVKDIFGIMGSAFMDAMDIFEPAGIRFIPVVHEQGAAHMADGYSRVSGRHGVVISQNGPGVTNTVTGIAAAYWAHSPVVNVTPEIGTMGIGHGGFQEANQLPMFEEFTKYQAHLNNPARMAEYTARCFDRALSEMGPTQLNIPRDLFYGDIDVDIPAPMSLDRGPGGERTLSEAAELLSRAKFPVIVSGGGVVNANAVAQCQNLAERLGAPVVNSYLHNDSFPASHPLWCGPLGYQGSKAAMKLISQADVVLALGTRLGPFGTLPQHGMDYWPSDAKIIQVDADHKMLGLVKKISVGICGDAKETAESLLARLGQSTLACDANRDERAAKIAHEKSEWEQELDSWIHERDDYSLDAIKRADGKYLHPRQVLRELEKAMPKMAMVSTDIGNINSVANSYLRFEQPRSFFAAMSFGNCGYAFPTIIGAKAASPERPAISYVGDGAWGMSMGETMTCVRENLPVTAVVFNNGQWGAEKKNQVDFYDRRFVAGELDNQSFAGIGRAMGAEGVTVSALDEVGPALEAAIDAQMKDGKTTVLEIMCTQELGDPFRRDALSKPVRYLDKYKDYT